The Sabethes cyaneus chromosome 1, idSabCyanKW18_F2, whole genome shotgun sequence DNA segment atgtggctcgttggtacccgtgtaccacagaggcgctggacaaaaggagtctgcacaaacccccttattaaccgtagcgacatgggtttgGCTATTtctagacacaaattgtgcctcttcctccacctactgtagaaaccaccgaccgagaagttttgatctaactcgtttttactttcagggcgacgacactatgcaggcccttacgacttgcaaggtactgcgtgtgacgttgtttgtccgtaagcgtgttagtccgcgtttctcagcgcgggtcttcggagaaaggctcggTTCCTAtgatattgaccaaactcgtgtttttagtcttttgaccttgaGAAACGCGAAtaacacgcttacggacgaacaacatcacacgcagtaccttgcaagtcgtaagagcgtgcatagtgtcgtcgtcctgaaagtaaaaacgagttagatcaaaacttctcggtcggcgatctaattttgcatgaaacggttgctggtgTTATTAGCTAGCTATTGGTTAAGAAAAATTACATTGACATGTATCTATGTCGCCGTGGCaaacgtaagagaggagacacaaagAGTCTCTtatttgcacataggcccttttcacatgttgcgcgAGACTCAACTGTATACTGCATATCTCCCTACTTCCTTTTTTATatacaactagctgacccgacaaacttcgtattgccacaaattaaactgtgttgtacatacatacatcatagaaaaaatgcttccctccaaaaacacccacatgccaatatggttccatttgcttgattagttcaagaattatgaggaaattagttttacatttgtacaggagccccccctcttaaagtggagaggggtcctaattcaccatagaaaatattcttgtcctcgaaaactttcacatgccaaatttggttccatttgcttgattagttctagagttatgaggaaatttgtatatcatttgtatggaagccccccctcttagtggggggaggggtctctaaccatcattaaaaccttccctggccccaaaaacctctatatgcaaattttcgcgccgattggttcagtagttgattctataaggaacatcccgacagacagaaatccattattATCTATAAGAAGATTCTGTTACATTGTTACTTTCCGATATTTAAGTTTACGAGTTTCTTGATTCCAGATACTTAGCATAAAGCTTATCTTTATGTTTGATAGCAAACACTATTTGGCCCATTATCATATTGTCAGTTTGATCCCCAAATTTACATTGAGCAGCCCACTCTTTCAAGCGACTTGCGTGTTGGTCAATTTTCCTATTTTGGTTTGATATAATCTGCCGAAAACTGAATCGTTCATACTTctgtgatatttttgaaaaatgatatttTTCCAACACTGCCACAGCCAATCTTGTAGCGGTTGTCGAGGACGAATGATTCATTGACTTTACGAACTGTTACTTTACGAACATCTGCTCCTCCGAAACACAAATATATTTCACAAATTATCGTGATCTTCAATACTCAATACCCTTTAGTAATAAATAGGAAACGAATTGATCCTTTCACATTACCCAGTGAGTATTTGTCGATTTTTTTCCTATCttgaaaaatttattcactTGGTTTAATTATTATTCAGTAtccaaaatttaacttttattttcttctcatttttttcttcgttgcCAATTCTCTGTTAATGTTGTCATAACAACTTCTAACAGATTTTTAAGTTTAGATTAACGAGCCGGAATTTGAATTCCCTTCGTTTTTTCCTTCAATACGAGCCGCATTGTTATACATTAAATTACCTTCAATCTTTTTATGAAATAGATTGAAATTTTCATGAGTCCCTCCGTATCATGAAACAGAAACGGACCGAAAGTTCTCCACGTTGCAATCTGGAGAGCAGACCGAAATTACCTTTGGGCATTTACTTTACTCTGTACTTGAATGAAACTGATAAAAATCCATGTTTTCAACAACTTTAATCAATTTACATTTAATACATATCTTAACCATACTATAGCTAACATCGACGAAGCAGTTGATCAAAGCCTCATATACACTGACTGTACGACTAATAGTATTTCCAGAAAAATACGAGGGATTCTTCTAAATGATATTTACAAATTGTACGCAGTTTCAATTGAAATAACTCAATTATTGTAAATATACTGAACTAAACTAATCTGTTAAATTAAAAGCATATTTATCGTTCCGATAACGCTTCGTGAATAGAGCTGTACAACATGACCGCTTCCAACTTCTAAGCTGACACAGCTTATATCGACGGAAGTGAAAATGACATGGTAATTCTAAATAAAAGAGAATATATTTCTTTTGTAGgtgacaaattttaaatatgcaTATCAAtagtaaaaacatgaaaaatttcACTTTTTGAAACAGCACTTCGAGCACGATTTCCTTACAGCAAATAATGCAGCAGGATTACATGACGACTTGTATGAAATATGTCACCAATTCATCAACTGTTATTAGTTTATATTCCAAACATTGCTTAAGAATGAAAACCATACTAAATAAACGCAATTTATTTGATAATAAACGAATTTTAAATAGTGATGTCGGAAAAGTGTGTTCCACGTATTTGCCCTTCTTTCTTTATCTACATCAATGCTTTCCCAAGCACGGACGACAGAATCTTACCTCAAACAAGGTATGGATAAGCTTTTCATTAACTGTATTTATACCGCATCGTTTTTATACACTGTTTCATCAATCGTCAAAGTAAATTATAATGGCTGATACCGTTGCTCCTGTTGCTGCTCCGGCCGCTGCCTCTCCGGCTAAGGCACCGAAGAAAGCCAAAGCCTCCAAGGGAGACGCCaagaaaccgaagaagccatcgaCTCACCCTCCAGTGAACGACATGGTTTTGGCCGCTATCAAGACCCTGAAGGAACGTAACGGTTCCTCGCTGCAGGCCATCAAGAAGTACATCGCCGCCAACTACAAGTGCGACGTTGCAAAGTTGGCTCCGTTCCTCAAGAAGGCCCTGAAATCGGGCGTCGAAAAGGGAAAGCTTGTCCAGACCAAgggaactggcgcttccggttcatTCAAGATTAAGGCCGACGCTAAGAAACCAGCAGGCGAGAAGAAGGCCAAGAAGCCAAAGAAGGAGACCAAGGCTAAGAAGCCAGCTGGCGAGAAAAAGGTTGCCAAGAAACCAAAGGCCACCGCTGCCAAGAAAACTGGCGAAAAGAAGGCTAAGGCCGCACCGGCTAAAGCTGCCAAGAAGGCTGCCGGAGTGAAGAAAGCTGCTGCACCTAAGCAGAAAGCCACTAAACCATCAAAGACCGCAGCCAAGAAACCGAAGACCCCGAAGCCAAAGAAAGCTGCTCCAGCCAAAAAGGCCGCGCCGAAAAAAGCAGCAGccaaaaagtaaattttaattgACAATGAATCCTATTACCAGTATCTGGTACAAACAaacagttcttttaagaactaccaAATCTatacatgaagaagttgatTGTTTTTCTCCTTTAACGCATTACACAATTTTGTTCAATATCAACATAATTTTTTACCAGTCAAAAATTCAGACAAAACAATTTCCATATCGAAACTGCCTGACAGAGACAATCAGTTTTCTGTTTATGCATAAGATGCTCGGAATTGCTTCGCTGAGAATAAAAATCGAACAGGTACGTCCATAGAAACCCGTTTTTGTGAGACTAGACCCTGCTGGTCATGCTGGTTATTCTATATACAATCGTACACTGACGACAATAAAACCGTCAGATTTAAAGCAATTCACGGTCAAGTTTGTTGATGACTtcgtgatattgatattgatagaAAAATGCTTCTCTATTCCTCCACAATGAATTGATATTTATGTTTACTTTGTGTTAAATaacattttaaatttgtttataCCCACTAGCTCGGCGTAGGTTAGAGATCCTTGTGTTGAAAGGTTAAGGATGTTTCACAGTATCCTATTTTTCGCCTTTTCACATGAGGCCCACACACTGGCATATAGCATAATTTACAACTGGAGCGACAATCATCTCGTACACTGTAATCTTGTTATGTTATGACAGCCAAGAGCTTCGGGATACTAGTGAGAGTAAGCATAACACCCGATGCACCGGTGTTTACTCTAACCGATTTAGCTATGACTATGTAAACCTATAGTCAATTAAagttaatattttaattttattgactGATACAGACACAATAAAAAATCAAACGCCTTGAATTGAAAATGTTCTTTCAAATTTATGCTCTAAAATCGTAAACTGTTACTTCCATAACAACGGAGCAAACTTCAATTAAAACCTTCATTCATCGTATTGTGGCCCTTATAAGGGCCTTTTTTTGTAAGCAGTCCTAATTATTTAACCTCCAAATCCGTACAATGTGCGTCCCTGACGCTTCAGAGCATAGACAACATCCATGGCGGTGACGGTCTTTCGCTTGGCGTGTTCGGTGTAGGTTACAGCATCACGGATGACGTTTTCCAGGAATACCTTCAGCACGCCTCGGGTTTCCTCGTAGATCAGACCAGAGATACGCTTGACACCTCCACGACGAGCCAGACGACGGATAGCGGGCTTGGTAATACCCTGGATGTTATCACGAAGAACCTTGCGATGACGCTTGGCGCCCCCCTTTCCGAGTCCTTTTCCTCCTTTACCACGGCCAGTCATTTTGCTTTGTTATTCTCTAGTCAAACTGTAGAATGAAACTAATGCTTCAGTAGGTAATAACGTCCGCTTTTATACCTGCGAGGGTTGAAAATTTTCCAAGTTTCTCACTTCTGATTGGTTGAACAGTAGAAGAGCATACAGTATAAAAGAGGTCAAACAGTTTTTCTCATCATTCGGAGACGAATGAATCTTAAGATTTAAAGTCtccgttaacaaataaaaaacgaacgaacgattCTCATCATTCTTTGTTTGATTCTCAAATCGTTCGCATCGTCcttaaaccgaaaatggctcgtACCAAGCAGACTGCTCGTAAATCTACCGGAGGAAAGGCTCCTCGCAAGCAGTTGGCCACAAAGGCGGCTCGCAAAAGCGCCCCGGCTACTGGAGGAGTTAAGAAGCCTCACCGTTATCGTCCAGGAACGGTCGCTCTGCGTGAAATCCGTCGCTACCAGAAGTCGACTGAGCTTCTGATCCGCAAGCTTCCGTTCCAACGTCTGGTTCGTGAAATTGCCCAGGACTTCAAGACTGATCTTCGCTTCCAGAGCTCGGCTGTCATGGCTCTGCAGGAGGCTAGCGAAGCCTATCTGGTCGGTCTGTTCGAAGATACCAACCTGTGCGCCATCCACGCCAAGCGTGTTACCATCATGCCAAAGGACATCCAACTGGCTCGCCGTATCCGTGGCGAACGTGCTTAAGTCAATCGGCTTTCGTTTGATCTCATATTACAACAAACGGCCCTTATAAGGGCCACAGATATGTTTGTGGAGATGTAGAagaattttctcattaacaTTCCGGCTGAAAATTATATAGTAGGTATACTTTCTCAGATGTTACTGCTGGGAAATCTGCTCTAAAACGCACAAGAAAAAACTTCAAAtccttcaaaataaatttataaagaTGATACTAAATATTTCTCCAAGGACCACATTCATGAACGGACGTCGATAGATACCGTTgaacaaaaatttacaaaatattgtgataaattcaaaacaaaatgtCTTAATTCAGAAGATACTACAGTCCGCGAATTGTACGCGTAGTTTGTCAATAGGGGTTAAAGTTAGGTTATATTTTCGAGAAATTCAAATACTTCTTACTTCTGAGGATTAAACAATCCGTGATTTGTACAGGTAGATCAATAAGTAGCAAAAAGTGAGGTTAAGTACAATCATCAAAACCCATTGGCAAAAATTTGTCTATCCTTAGTAAATAAACACGCTCAAAAATGTAAACAGCAAATAGACTGATAAAGATGAAAAGCAAGGGAAAAGAAGGCTGAATCACTTGAATTAAACTGTAATCAAACCGTGtgaaaatgtaataaatgtaaatataaGTGAAATTCAAGTAAATAAGTAGAACTAAGTTTAGTTCATAAACCATGTTCCTTACATTTACACTccgttttaagcataaaattaaCGAAACAGTTATGCTTACTCAAAAACGTCAGTCCGCTTATGAAATTTCCATTTGGGTTAAATTTATTTAACATCCGCGTAGAAGAAGCATTTAGTTTAAACGATTGTGAAAGATGTTTCTAAAAGACAATTCAACTGTTTTGTAACAAATGTGCAATGCAAttgaatttgttaaaaaaagttatgttagTTATACCTAATACTATATTGGGAAAATACTTTTTGAACTCATCAAACATTAACTTTGTCGTCCTTATAAGGACGGTTTTCGGGTATGGCGGGGTCGGAACatatttaagccttcttttcggTCTTCTTAGGCAATAGAACAGCCTGAATGTTGGGAAGAACACCTCCCTGGGCAATGGTTACACCGGACAAgagtttgttcaactcttcgtcatTGCGGATGGCCAATTGCAGATGACGGGGGATGATTCGGGTCTTCTTATTGTCACGGGCggcatttcctgccaattccaggacttcagctgccaagtattccatcacggcagccagaTAGACGGGAGCTCCGGCACCAACGCGCTCGGCATAGTTTCCCTTCCTGAGCAGACGGTGAATACGGCCTACCGGGAATTGGAGACCAGCACGAGTCGAACGGGACTTTGCCTTTCCCTTAACTTTTCCTCCTTTGCCGCGTCCAGACATGTTGCTAGAGTTTTAGTTTACGACGTTACGTAGAAACGAAATAGTGTTGAATGATGCCTGTTTTACAGTTCGCCCCTCGTTTATATAAAACGAAGCACGAGGCAAATATAGACCAAGGGGCCGGGTTACATAGGTAATGAAATGGTACAAATAGAAAAAAGGGACGGCTTTCTGATTCGTTACCTGCTTGTATAAAAGAGGGTCTGCATAGGCAAACATCATCAGTTTCTGTTAGGAAAGCTAATCTAAACATCCGTCGAAAtggcaccgaaaaccagtggaaaagCCGCCAAGAAATCTGGCAAGGCCCAGAAGAACATCACCAAGGGagacaagaaaaagaagaagccacgccgtaAGGAGAGCTACGCTATCTACATCTACAAGGTCCTGAAACAGGTCCACCCCGATACCGGTATCTCCTCGAAGGCCATGAGCATCATGAACAGCTTCGTCAATGATATCTTCGAGCGCATTGCTGCTGAAGCTTCCCGTCTGGCTCACTACAACAAACGCTCTACGATCACGTCTCGCGAAGTTCAGACCTCCGTTCGTCTACTGCTGCCGGGAGAATTGGCCAAGCACGCCGTCTCTGAGGGCACCAAGGCTGTCACCAAGTACACGAGCTCCAAGTAAACGTTTCGAACCACGCTTATACCAATCGGCCCTTATAAGGGCCATCAATAAATTATCGAAGACGCGATTGAATTTTCTCTTAAGCATACACAGTCAAACTTTCATCCATTATATagcaaatttataaaattttataaccGAAAATAACCTTAACCCACAAATCTGCTCTGTTGGGGTCCAACGAATTCTTATTTTCTGTAGAATCATTACTGTTGAATGTATCAATTTTGGAATCACAACTTTTAAATCAATGACGAAAGAACTACTAGGTATACATATATGGAAACTCTTTACCACAGCCAAAGTCCttacaagtaataaaaaaaggaaTCCTTCATTAATACAATAACCTACTGAAACGTTAGAAGATAattcaaaaattaaattgaataaaatGAAATTATTCGTTGAATATCACCGAAATACCCACCGCACCTAATTGAATATATTCTCATACATATTTAAACTATGTTTGTTTGGCATCAGTGACTTAAATTTTATTGATCATCGTTTAAATTAATAGCAATATAATTTCGAGCAATAACATCTGTCTCGGAATAAGTTTGCCTTTAATCTTTTTGACTATCTTCAAACGTTTTATGAATCAATGCATTTTTCTTTGCCAGATGCTTCCTGTAGCATTCTACCCATTTTGAACTGGCTGCCACACAAGGAACATGTTATTGTATTTTGCGATTACGACCAACTTTCATGACCTCCACTCTAGGCCAAATAAGTATATGATCGAAGGGACCGTTTGGTTGAAGATTGAATAATGTCTCATCTATTTCACATATTCAGAACCTCTTTATCTAGTCCCATTTcaacgaacgtaagctgctagTGG contains these protein-coding regions:
- the LOC128745925 gene encoding histone H3, with product MARTKQTARKSTGGKAPRKQLATKAARKSAPATGGVKKPHRYRPGTVALREIRRYQKSTELLIRKLPFQRLVREIAQDFKTDLRFQSSAVMALQEASEAYLVGLFEDTNLCAIHAKRVTIMPKDIQLARRIRGERA
- the LOC128745827 gene encoding histone H1-like, which gives rise to MADTVAPVAAPAAASPAKAPKKAKASKGDAKKPKKPSTHPPVNDMVLAAIKTLKERNGSSLQAIKKYIAANYKCDVAKLAPFLKKALKSGVEKGKLVQTKGTGASGSFKIKADAKKPAGEKKAKKPKKETKAKKPAGEKKVAKKPKATAAKKTGEKKAKAAPAKAAKKAAGVKKAAAPKQKATKPSKTAAKKPKTPKPKKAAPAKKAAPKKAAAKK
- the LOC128745865 gene encoding histone H2A-like, yielding MSGRGKGGKVKGKAKSRSTRAGLQFPVGRIHRLLRKGNYAERVGAGAPVYLAAVMEYLAAEVLELAGNAARDNKKTRIIPRHLQLAIRNDEELNKLLSGVTIAQGGVLPNIQAVLLPKKTEKKA
- the LOC128745903 gene encoding histone H4 — translated: MTGRGKGGKGLGKGGAKRHRKVLRDNIQGITKPAIRRLARRGGVKRISGLIYEETRGVLKVFLENVIRDAVTYTEHAKRKTVTAMDVVYALKRQGRTLYGFGG
- the LOC128745944 gene encoding histone H2B-like; amino-acid sequence: MAPKTSGKAAKKSGKAQKNITKGDKKKKKPRRKESYAIYIYKVLKQVHPDTGISSKAMSIMNSFVNDIFERIAAEASRLAHYNKRSTITSREVQTSVRLLLPGELAKHAVSEGTKAVTKYTSSK